The Euphorbia lathyris chromosome 2, ddEupLath1.1, whole genome shotgun sequence genome includes a window with the following:
- the LOC136216687 gene encoding probable aquaporin NIP7-1: protein MTTLSSRYIIMKMKHLLQDKTSSEISNNNGSSPSALSRDSCQQAGSNAGSIHGDTFVKLSKFRFLPQGLDLDPTRMVMGEMLATFILMFCVCGIIAATQLTRGQVGLMEYATTAGLTVVILIFAIGPISGGHFNPAVTIAFATFGHFPWSKVPFYVLAQTGGSVLATYAGKYIYGIKPDLLATRPLIGCGSAFWVEFIAAFIIMFLAAALTYHPSPQVIHLSGFVIGIAIGLAVLITGPVSGGSLNPARSLGPAIVSWNFKDIWVYIVAPIAGAIGGALTFHALSIHKPLPLPCGSASSPNPSLIVAHSINPFGSC from the exons ATGACGACTCTTTCGTCTCGTTACATTATCATGAAAATGAAGCATCTTCTTCAAGATAAAACTTCTTCTGAAATTTCTAATAATAATGGTTCATCACCTAGTGCTTTGTCCAGAGATTCATGTCAACAGGCTGGATCAAATGCAGGTTCAATACATGGAGATACTTTTGTCAAATTGTCTAAATTTCGCTTCCTTCCTCAGGGACTCGATCTCGATCCTACTCGAATG GtaatgggagagatgttggcaACATTTATACTGATGTTTTGCGTGTGTGGGATCATAGCTGCAACGCAGCTAACAAGAGGGCAAGTTGGTTTGATGGAATATGCAACCACAGCAGGATTAACAGTGgttattttgatatttgctATAGGCCCTATTTCTGGCGGCCATTTCAATCCGGCTGTCACTATTGCCTTTGCAACTTTTGGTCATTTTCCATGGTCCAAG GTCCCATTCTACGTGTTGGCTCAAACAGGTGGATCAGTATTGGCAACATATGCTGGAAAGTATATCTATGGCATCAAACCGGACCTTTTAGCGACAAGGCCACTTATAGGCTGTGGTTCTGCCTTTTGGGTTGAGTTTATAGCAGCTTTCATCATCATGTTCCTTGCTGCTGCTTTGACATACCATCCTTCA CCGCAGGTGATCCATCTGTCTGGTTTTGTGATTGGAATTGCCATTGGACTTGCAGTACTTATTACAGG GCCGGTATCAGGAGGATCATTGAATCCTGCAAGATCATTAGGGCCTGCAATAGTTTCATGGAATTTCAAAGACATTTGGGTATATATTGTTGCGCCAATTGCAGGAGCTATAGGTGGAGCTCTTACGTTTCATGCCTTAAGTATTCATAAACCTCTGCCATTGCCATGTGGATCTGCTTCCTCTCCTAATCCTTCTCTAATTGTTGCTCATTCCATTAATCCTTTTGGTTCATGTTGA